From the genome of Halobacteriovorax marinus SJ:
CCCTTAAGTTTAAAACTCTTTCCTGCTAAGGATGATTCATAGTCAAAGTTCAATATATAATTTACTTCTTCCATTCTTTTCTATTTGTTACGACAAAATCATCTTCATAATTTCTAACTTTATCAATGAAGTCTTGATCTAATCCAGCTCTTAGGCGAGCATCTTGATCAAACATCATCGCCTTCGCTCTGGCGGGTGTCACATTCTCAGGAAGAAGTTCATTATAATAGGTCCACAAAGACTTATCTTCTCTCCACTTATTGAGCCAATTTCTTCCATAGGCAACGTGGCTGATTTCATCTTCATAGACAATATTCATTATCTTCTCTGTTTCGAAATCCTCTACTTCATTAAAGATATTCTCGTAGAATTTCGCAAAATCTAAATTCGCGGCTTCAAAGGTAAGTGAGACAAGCGCAAAGAATCCATCTAAGTTATCTACCTCTAAAAACTTTTTCCAAAAATAGTCATTTAAAGAGACCCCTCCAAACTCAAGCCCTAAATTCTCCATTCTCTTTTTATAAAGGAGAAAGTGCTTTTGTTCATCAGCGATAGTCGCAAGGAGCCCTTTCTTCGCTTTTAGGTCTAGTTCATTTCTCGTTGGTAAGCAAAGTATTGCCGCGGCCATCATCTCTATTGCAAGCAATTCATGATTAGCGAAGAAGTGTAGCGCAGTAGCTCTTCTCTCTGGAATATGAAGCGTTTTAGGCTTTGGAAACTTTGTCTGCTTTGTAGAAAAAGAAATTAACTTATCTCTTCCAGGAGAAAGCGGACGGTCTACAATTTCAAAACTATTGAAGCTAGAAATAACTTTAGGACTTAAAAGCTTATCCTCTAAGTTCGTAGAAAAGAGAAGAGTTCTAGCGTACTCGTCAATATTCATTAGCTAGTTCTTCTTCCCACTAAACTTTCTCTTCTTCTTAAAGCCAGTCTTCTTACCACCTTTTCTTGGCGGTAATCCTTTCTTAAAGGCTTGAGCTTTAGAGTTCCCTCTACCTTTTCTAGGTCCACCACCTCTTCGACTAAAACGTCTTTGCTGAAAACAATCTTCACAGATGGCGAATTTATGCTTCTCTCCTAGTTTCACTCCACAACTTGAGCAAGTTGGAACAATTTTTTCAGAGAGTAAGGTATTAAGTCTATCAACGGCCAGCCCTTTATTTTCAAGAAGGTCTGATTCATTGAAGAGAAAATTCTTATTGCTAAAATGTCTAGCAAGCCACTGATATAGCTCCACACACTTAATTGATGTTTCAAGATAATCAATGTCACTAGATTTAGAGTCTATTGGCTCATTTAAAATGTCTTGAGACTTAACATAATGTGAAAGTATCCACATATAGTATTGAACATGTTCCAACAGCCCTTGATTAACTGGAGCACAGGCGAAACCAAAGATTTCAGAAGATGAAAGAGCACCCTCTGTATCCGTATCCTCAACCATCTCAGCGAGTTCAATCATCTCTTTTAATTGCACACAGTAGAATGGCTTTTTAAAGTCCATTGTGTGGAAGAGTCGTAGGAATTCAGAAAGTTTAAGGTCTGGAAGATTATTATCAGCTAGCGCATTGTTAACTTTATTATAAATATCTAAATCTGGTCCAACCATACATTGAGTTGATTGAGATAACTCTGCACTTAGAGCATCATTAATTTCTTTTATTCCGTTTTCTACTTTTGAAAGTGTCGTCACAAAACCAGTTGGGAATCTACCGAATCGGCCAGCTCGCCCAGCAATTTGCTTAATTTCACTTTGAGAAATTATAAACTCATGACCATCAATGAACTTTGAGAGTGTTGAAAAGACAATACGTCTAACAGGTAAATTCATACCCATAGAGATTGCATCAGTAGAGACGATAATATCAGTCTCACCCTCGTCAAATTTTCTAGCCTGCTCCCTTCTTACCTCAGGACTTAATCTTCCATAGACAATGGAAACTTTAAATCCAACTTTTTCAAGATCTCTTTTAAAGCGAAGAGCATTTCTTCTAGAGAAAACAATAAGAGCGTCATTTTTTTCAAGTTGTCCAACAACTATTGGCTTAGGCTGAACATTGAGTTCAGTCATTCTAGTATATTCTTTGACGACTAACTCATCTCCACATAGGTCAGCAATTTGCTTTACCAACTCATATGCAGAAGGGTCACCACAAACATGAATCTCGGGAGAGAATATATTTACAAGAGCACGAGTCCAGGCCCATCCTCTTTGCTTGTCGGTGATCATTTGAATTTCATCAATGACACAACAATCGAATACTTCACCAAAGCGGGCCATCTCAATTGTAGATGAGAAATGAGTTGCTCCCTCATTCTCTATTACCTCTTCACCTGTTAGTAGAGTTGTCTTCGCACCCTTAGAGTTTAGCGTATCGTAGAGCTCTCCAGCCAAGAGTCTTAGTGGCGCAAGGTAACAACCAGTCTTTGCCTTACTAAGAGCTTCAATTGCATGATAAGTCTTTCCTGAATTTGTTGGCCCCATGTGATAAATAATTGTTCTCTTGATATCTCTCGCATTAGAGTGAAGCCAGAACTCTCCAAGATAATCATTTAAGATTTTGGAAGAGACATCTTTCTTCTTCAAAACAACAATGGCCCTTACAAATTTTCTAAACTCTCTTTGTAAGTACTTCTTTCCCTTCCAAAGGTTTGAACCTAGTTGAGAGAAAAATTTCTCGTATTCCTTATCTTCAATAAGGTCTTCTGAGAGATCATTATTATTAAGCCAATCTCTTAGATA
Proteins encoded in this window:
- a CDS encoding helicase-related protein — translated: MAQSEVPSLVDFEEVKNLLESERKTIIKINSFSDDEEYVRSTEDAALILDFIKEVQQSLHTFFLEFPSLVPLFGKEYTTFYDFVQRENVLDLIFLDDCMFPEQERYYFGQDGGISLNILSLHQKAFFEWMQKVKDNHLNSQAKILEKFSLSLKMSDLDCQCLSCNANYRTRLREFIFESCIENIEKSYEKIEGALNRPIEEIGDIYNSLQKELDKTVFKARNKLKRSSLNRLESQIKNNLSDRFDYPSDLAKDHSRNIIPYLRDWLNNNDLSEDLIEDKEYEKFFSQLGSNLWKGKKYLQREFRKFVRAIVVLKKKDVSSKILNDYLGEFWLHSNARDIKRTIIYHMGPTNSGKTYHAIEALSKAKTGCYLAPLRLLAGELYDTLNSKGAKTTLLTGEEVIENEGATHFSSTIEMARFGEVFDCCVIDEIQMITDKQRGWAWTRALVNIFSPEIHVCGDPSAYELVKQIADLCGDELVVKEYTRMTELNVQPKPIVVGQLEKNDALIVFSRRNALRFKRDLEKVGFKVSIVYGRLSPEVRREQARKFDEGETDIIVSTDAISMGMNLPVRRIVFSTLSKFIDGHEFIISQSEIKQIAGRAGRFGRFPTGFVTTLSKVENGIKEINDALSAELSQSTQCMVGPDLDIYNKVNNALADNNLPDLKLSEFLRLFHTMDFKKPFYCVQLKEMIELAEMVEDTDTEGALSSSEIFGFACAPVNQGLLEHVQYYMWILSHYVKSQDILNEPIDSKSSDIDYLETSIKCVELYQWLARHFSNKNFLFNESDLLENKGLAVDRLNTLLSEKIVPTCSSCGVKLGEKHKFAICEDCFQQRRFSRRGGGPRKGRGNSKAQAFKKGLPPRKGGKKTGFKKKRKFSGKKN
- a CDS encoding ferritin-like domain-containing protein, which encodes MNIDEYARTLLFSTNLEDKLLSPKVISSFNSFEIVDRPLSPGRDKLISFSTKQTKFPKPKTLHIPERRATALHFFANHELLAIEMMAAAILCLPTRNELDLKAKKGLLATIADEQKHFLLYKKRMENLGLEFGGVSLNDYFWKKFLEVDNLDGFFALVSLTFEAANLDFAKFYENIFNEVEDFETEKIMNIVYEDEISHVAYGRNWLNKWREDKSLWTYYNELLPENVTPARAKAMMFDQDARLRAGLDQDFIDKVRNYEDDFVVTNRKEWKK